CCACGGCACTGGATCATCTGGAGCGTCACTTTTTCGGAAAGATAGTCCCCTGGGGAGAAGACGCGCCGATCCGGCTGCTGGAGGCGGACAACGTCTTCTCCGAGGTGGAGCAGACCGCCGCCCAGATCCGCCGCCTGGTGGCCGGAGGCCTCTTCCGGTTCCGGGACATCACCGTAGCGGCCCGGAACATGGATGAGTATGAGGCGGTGATCGAAAACGTCTTTGAGCGCTATGAGATTCCCACTTTTCAAAACCGCCGCAGCGACATATTGCAAAAGCCGGTGCTGACGCTGGTGGTGGGCGTCCTGGACGCACTGTCCGGAAACTTTGCCTATGAGGACATGTTCCGCTTCCTGAAAACCGGCATGGCTGGCATCTCTCTTGCAGAGTGCGACCTGCTGGAAAATTACGTCATCAAATGGGACATCTGCGGTACCATGTGGCTCCGGGAGGAGGATTGGTCGGCCAATCCGGAGGGCTATGGCGGCCGCTGGGACGAGCCCCAGCAATCACGGCTCCGGGAGATCAACCGTATCCGCGCTTTGGTGCGTGCGCCGCTCTTTGACCTCTATCAGGCGATGAATCATTCGGAACATGCGGATAGTAAAGTGAAAGCACTTTATAGTTATCTGGAGCGGATTGGCCTCCGGAACGCCATTGAGCAGCGCATCGCCCAATTGCAGGAGAGCGGGCAGCTACAGCTGGCGGAGGAGTACAGCCAGCTGTGGGAAATCCTGATGGCGGTGCTGGATCAGTTTGTGGAGATATTGGGCGCTGAGACCATGGATACGGAGGAGTTTTCCAAGCTGATGCGGCTGGTGCTGACCCAGTACAGCGTGGGGACCATTCCGGTTTCCCTGGATCAGGTGACGGTCAGCGAAATCTCGCGGAACGACCGCCACGCCGTAGGCGTGCTCTTTTTGCTTGGAGCCAACGACCACGTGCTGCCCGCGGTGGACAGCGGCGGGGGCCTTCTCAATGAGGAGGACCGGGAGGAGCTGGCTATCCGTGGCATCCGGCTTGCGCCCTCTGGCATGGAGCAGTTCTCCGTTGAGCTGCAAAACCTCTACGCCGCCCTGGCCCAGCCCACGGAGCGTCTCTTTGTCAGCTACCCCATCGCCGACGTTTCCGGCGCCCAGCTGAGGCCCTCCTTTGTGATCGGCCGGATTCGGACGCTGTTTCCCGCTGTCATGACAGAAAAAGAGGGGGCTGAAAAGGATTACCGCTTAACAGCTCCCATTCCGGCCATGGAGGCGGCTGGTCAGAACCGGGGCAGCGCCCTTTGGCGCTACTTTGACGGCCGGCCGCAGCTGCGCGCCATGGAGCAGGCCTCCGGCTACCGCAGGGGACGCCTTTCCGCCCAGGTGGTTCAAACGCTCTACGGCGCCCGGATGAACATGTCCGCCTCCCGAATGGACAAGCTCCGTTCCTGCCACTTTGCCTACTTCATGCAATATGGGCTGAAGGCGAAGGAGCGCTCCGCCGCGGAGTTTGACGCGCCGGAGATCGGGACCTTCCTCCACGATGTTCTTGAGCATGTCACGCGGGAGGCCGCCGGGAAAGGCGGCTTTGGAAAAGTCTCCAACCAGCACCTCCGGGCCATGATCTCCCGCTGCATCGATGAATACGCCGCCCGGGAGTACGCCAACTTTCAGGACCGCAGCGCCCGGTTCCGCTATCTCTTCCGCCGCCTGAAGCGAACGGTGATCTCAGTGGTGGAAAACGTGGCGGAGGAGTTGCGCCAGTCGGATTTTGTGCCTCTGGCATTTGAACTGGATTTTTCGTCCCATGGGGACCTGCCGGTCATCGCCATCTCAGAGGCGGACACGGAGCTGTGCCTTTCGGGAAAGGTGGACCGGGTGGACGGCTGGCTCCATGACGGCAGGCTCTATCTGCGGGTGGTGGACTATAAAACCGGAAAAAAGAGCTTTGATCTCTCGGAGATCCGCCACGGCATCGGCATCCAGATGCTGCTCTACCTCTTTACGCTGCAAAAGGAAGGGGCAACCTATTTCGGGCGGCCCATTGAACCGGCCGGCGTGCTGTACCTGCCCGCCAGGGACGTGCTTTTGAACCGGGACCGGGATATTTCCAAGGAAAAGTTGGCGGAGGACATCCGCCGGGAGCTTAGGCGGCAGGGGATGATCTTAAACGCGCCGGAGGTGCTCACCGCCATGGAGCACGACGCGCTGACGTCGCCCCACTACCTGCCCATTGCCGTGGGCCGGGACGGAGGTGTGAAGGAGGCGATTCCCGGAGCGTTGGCCTCGGCGGAGGAGATCGGAAAGCTTGGAACCTACGTGGAAAAGCTGCTGCATCAGATTGCCCGGGAGCTGCGGGACGGGATGATCGACGCGGACCCCTGCTGTCACAGTGAAGAGGATGCCTACTGCCAGTTCTGCGAGTATGCCTCGGCCTGCCACTTTGAGGACGGTCGGGGAAGCGATCATTTGACCTATCTCCGTCCGGTGGACCCCACGGAGTTCTGGAGACAGGTGGGAGGAGGTGACACCAATGGCTGATATCCGGCTGACCGCGGATCAGGCGGCGGCGGTGGAAAACCGGGGCGGTGCGCTGCTGGTGTCCGCCGCCGCCGGGTCCGGCAAGACCAAGGTGCTGGTGGAACGGCTCTTCCGCTATGTTACGGACGAGCACTGCAATGTGGATGATTTCCTGATAATCACCTACACCCGGGCCGCGGCGGCGGAGCTGCGGGGAAAAATCGCGGAGGAGCTGAACCGCCGCCTGGCGGAGTACCCGGAGCAGACCCATCTCCAGCGGCAGATGCTGCGGGTCTACCAGGCGGACATCAAGACGGTGGACGCCTTCTGCACGGCGCTGCTGCGGGAAAACGTCCATCTTCTTGCCGAGGAGGGGCAAAAGCGCTGTTTGACGCCGGATTTTCGGGTGTTGGATGAAAATGAGGCGGCCCTGATTCGCCAGCGGGTGCTGAGCCAGGTGCTGGAGCAGTTCTACAGCGGTCTGGACGAAGCCGGAGAACTGCTGGCAGACACCCTGGGCGCCGGGCGGGACGACCACAGCCTGGAGGAGCTGGTGGCCACGCTGTACGCCAAGCTCCAGAGCCACGCCTATCCGGAAGCCTGGCTTCAGGAGCAGGAATCCTTTTGGAAAAATCCGGGCGAGGACATCGGCGCCACACCATACGCCGGAGAGCTTCTCTCCGGCGTGGCCGGAAAGGCCGCCTACTGGCAGCAGATGCTGACAGACATGGCGGAGAGGATGGGCGAGGCTCCGGCGGTGGAGAAGGGCTATGGTCCCGGCTTCTCCGTGACCGCCGCCGCCCTGGGGAACCTTGCCCGGGCGGCGGAGCGCTCATGGGCGGAGGCTGCGGCCGCACCCCTGGAGTTTCCGCGGCTTGGCAGTGTGAAGGCCGCCGAGGGCGGCGCTTTAAAGGATCAGGCGAAAATCCTCTGGGATACCTGTAAAAAGGAGATGACCAAAGCGGTCAAGGTGCTCCGCATCAGCGACAGGGAGGCCATGGAGGACCTGCGGGCCGTGTCGCCGGCCATGTCGGCGCTTCTCCGGCTGACATCGGCCTTTTCCAAGGCCTATCAGCAGGAGAAGCTGCGCATCAATGCCACGGACTTTTCAGACCAGGAACACCTGGCCCTAAAACTTTTGGTGAAGCCGGAAGGCGGCCCCACGGAGTTGGGGGAGCAGGTGGCGGCCCGCTACCGGGAGATCATGGTGGATGAGTACCAGGATACAAACGAGGTGCAGAACTGCATCTTTGCCGCCGTATCGAAGTCGGGGAAAAACCTCTTTACCGTGGGCGACGTGAAGCAGAGCATTTACCGCTTCCGGCTGGCGGACCCCACGATCTTCCTGCGAAACTATCAGTCCTACCTTCCGGCGGATCAGGCGGAGGAGGGGCAGGAGCGTAAAATCCTCCTGTCCCGGAACTTCCGCTCCCGAGGTGAGGTGTTAGACGGCTCCAACTTCATTTTTGAGAATATCATGTCCCCGCGGATGGGGGAGATGGCCTACGGGGCGGAGGAGTCGCTCTATTTCGGCGCAGAGTACTATCTGCCAAGGACGGACTGCGCCGTGGAGTTCCATCTGGTGGATGTGGCCATGAACCGGGGAGCCGAGCGGCCTTTCAAACGGGTGACGGCGGAGGCCCGGGTGATTGCCCGGCGGATTCACCGACTTTTGGAGGAGCGCTTCCCGGTTCAGGATGGAGAGGCCCTGCGCCCCTGCCGCATGGAGGATATCGTGGTGCTGATGCGCTCGCCGGCCGGCCGGGCCTTTGAGCTTGGCCGCGCCCTGGAAGAGCTTGGAATTCCATGCAGCGCTGACACGACAGGCGACTTTTTTGCCACCATGGAGGTGGCCGTGATCTACAATCTCCTTCAGATCGTGGACAATCCCCGCCAGGATGTACCGCTTATCTCCGTGCTGCGCTCACCGCTTGTCGGCTTTACGCCGGACCGGCTGGCCCAGGTCCGCGCCGGCACACCCCAGGGGGATTTTTACGACGCCCTCCGCGCTGACGGGGGAGAGGACTGCGCTGCCTTCCTGAGGGAGCTTGATCAGCTGCGCCGCGCGGCTCAGGACATGAGCATCCACCGGCTCCTCTGGCACATCTACAATCAGTACAACGCCCTGGGTATTTTCGGCGCCATGGAGGGCGGGGAGGAGCGGAAGGAGAACCTGATCGTCCTCTTTGAACATGCCCGCCGCTTTGAGTCCTCCGGCTATCGGGGCGTATTTGCCTTTGTGACCCAGCTGCGCCGGCTTCTGGAGGCTGGAAAGGAACCGGAGACCCACGGGAAAACCGGCTCCGGCGGCATCCAGCTGATGAGCATTCACAAGTCCAAGGGCCTGGAGTTTCCCATCGTCCTGCTGGCGGACCTCTCCCGCCCCTTCAGCAGGATGGATTACCAGACGCCCGTGCTGGTCCATCCCCGGCTTGGTCTTGGCCCGGTCCGGGTGGATCTGGAGCGGAGGATCAAATATCCAACCATTGCCCGTCAGGCGCTGGAATCGGTGCTGCGGAGGGAGAGCAAGTCGGAGGAGATGCGGATTCTCTACGTGGCCATGACCCGGGCCAGGGAGAAGCTGATCCTGGTGTACAGCCGCTACGGCGCGGAAAAACACGTATCCTCCCTTGCGCCTCTCTGCTCCTGTCCGGCAAGACCCGAGGCGGTGGAATCCTGCGAGTGCATGGGGGACTGGCTGCTGCTGCCGCTGCTGTGCCGCCCGGAGGCCCAGGCGCTGCGCTGCGGCGCCGAAATACCCCTGTTTGCGGGAGGCGGCGCTCCCTGGGAGGTCTTCCTTGAACGGGGAGAGGAGTACCGGGAAGGCTCTGAGCCGGCCCCGCCGATCTCCCGGGAGGAGAGAAGGGAGCCGGATTTTGACCCGGCGCTTTTGGAATTTGAGTACCCCTATCTCAGGGAGGTGACGCTGCCGGCCAAGCTCACCGCCACCCAGCTCAAGGGGAGGGAGGCGGACAGCGAGATATCCGAGCACGCGGCCATCCCGCCCCGCATCCGTCCCCTGACGCGGCCCAAATTTATGGCCGGGGAGATGACCGCCGCCCAGCGGGGAACCGCAACCCACCTGGTGCTGCAATATCTGAACTTTCAGGATAGAGACGTGGCGGGTCAGGTGGAGCGCCTGGTCCGGCGCCGCCTGCTCACCGGCGAACAGGCGGCGGAGATGGACGCGGAGGACCTGAAGCGGTTTTTGGACACGCCTCTTGCCCAGCGGATCCGCTCTTCCCCACGGGTGCTGCGGGAGTACCGCTTTACCCTCCTGGTGGATGCCCGCCGGTACGAGCCGAAAGCCCGTTCCGACGACCGGATTCTGCTTCAGGGCGTGGTGGACTGCTGCTTTGAGGAGCAGGGGAAGCTGTATGTGGTGGATTTCAAAACGGACCACGTCTTTGGCGAAAGGCTTGCGGAGCGGTCGGAGCAGTACCGGCCCCAACTGGAGGCCTACAGCGAGGCGCTGGAGCGGGTTTTGGAGCAGCCGGTGGGCGGAAAACTCCTCTATTTTCTTCCGGCCGGAAGGGAAGTGGAGCTGTAGCGCCGGAACGATCGGGCATACTCCTGCGGCCGTTCCTTGGTCCGGTATTTTCGGCCGGATACCTCTGCGGGGTTAGATTGTGCGTAAAAAAAGTTATATACTATAGATTAATAGGATATCGGACTCCTTTCCAATATGACGGGAAGGAGTCCTCTTTTTATCTCCAAAAATACAGGGAAATTTCGTTGTTTTTGGTTGGGCATAAATGATAAATTAGGCTTTGATATTTAAGATGATCGTTGAATTCAAAAGGACAACTGTAGATAATTTTGTTCTCTTACTTTTAATATTTTGATTGTTGTGATATTATTGGTCTATAGGAGGAGATTTTATGAAGAAGTTTCACTTGCTTTTGTCATTGTGTCTTATACTTTCTGCTTGTGATGGTAATACAGATACTCCAACTAATGCAGAAAAACCCAATGTATCTAATGATGTGATTATTGAGGAAACTCCAAATGTTGATGATAATCAGCAAGGGGAAGTAGTTTCTGACACTGGACCTCTTTATTTTGAATCAGATGAAGTTGTAGATAAGTTCTTTACTGACTACAATGCTATTGCAGAAGTGGTAATTCCTGTAGAAGAAATTGAGAAGGGTAATATCAGAACAAAAGCATTGGTTTACATTGATGATTTGAGTTTGGAAATTATCAATGCTAATGATCTTCTTTCTGTTTCTATGAGTTCTTCTATTGAGAATGAAGATACAAAGCTGTATGCCATTTTCAGAGATACTATTAAGGCTATGAATGCAAATACAGCAGACGAGGATATACAGTCTGCATGGAATGCAATTCATGAGTCAGGTTATCTTGTAGAGGATTATGATTTCAATAGTATAAGCATTACCTATGTACCTTCTAAAGAATTGTCTTGGGGTACTTCTGATTTGAGAGTGGATTTGGAATTCCCTTTGAAGTAAAAAATACACATAAATAAGTAAATTTACGACAGAAAAGGCCCCTTTCTTTTAGAAATAAAAGAAAGGGGCCTTTTCTATGATGAAAAAAGATTTAGGTCAGTATTTCACAACCTCCAATACCATTCTTAAAATCCTTACAACGATATTTTTGGGTAAAACGGAGGCTGAAGTAGTGTTTTGATTGGTGCTGTTGGGGTTAGCAAAGGATATCCACACTGCTATAGTATATAAAAAAATGAAAAAAGCTTGCAATTCAAATTGTTCGGTGTTATACTGAGAAACGCCTTTATGGAAAGATACTGACTATGAAAGAGGTGAACGAGAGCAATGAAGGAAGGAATCCATCCCAATTATCAGCAGACTACGATTACATGCGCCTGCGGTAATGTGATTGAGACAGGTTCTACTAAGAAGGATATCAAGGTAGAAGTCTGCTCTAAGTGTCACCCCTTCTTTACTGGTAAGCAGAAGCTGGTGGACACCGGCGGACGCGTCGCCAAGTTCAACAAGAAGTTCGGCCTGGACAAGTGATCACAAAACCCGTATCCGCTATGGATACGGGTTTTACTTTTTCTGCTTTTGCGCATATAATAGTTGCTGTGGTCCGCTCAAACGGCGGAATCTTTCTCAAAAGGGAGTGGAAGTATGTCGTTGCACAAAGTAGAGCTGAATGAGGTTTCCCCAAAGGTATTGGAGGTATTCGGCACGCAGAACGCGCTGCTGAGCGCCGGCGGAAAGGACGGGTGCAACACCATGACCATCGGCTGGTGCGGACTGGGGCGGCTTTGGAACCTGCCCGCCTGCACGGTCTATGTCCGTCCGGAGCGTTATACGTATGAATTTATGGAGCGGCGGGAGTATTTCACCGTCTCCATATTCGATATGAGCCATAAAAAAATGATGGGCTACTGCGGTTCAAAAAGCGGCCGGGATACGGACAAGATAAAAGAGTGCGGTCTGAGCCTGCGCTATGGAGCGGGTGACGCGCCGTTTTTTGACGAGGCGGAGCTGGTGCTGGTGTGCAGGAAGCTGTATGCCCAGGACCTGGATCCCTCCTGCGTCCTTGATGAGCGGATTAATGGATTTTACCAGGGCGAGGGATGGCACCGCCTCTATGTGGGCCAGGTGGTGGAGGCGTACCGGCGCTGAGCGCTCCAGACTTTGAAATCAAAGGAGTATGCATGGAACAAACACAAGATAAACGGGATTTGGTGGTGCTGGTGGGGTTGAACTCACCGGTCCTTGGGCGGGAGGAGACCGCCGACGATTCCAGTATGGAGGAGCTGTCCGCCCTGGTGGAGACCGCCGGCGGCGAGGTGACAGCCATCCTCCTCCAAAACCGGGACAAGCCTGATCCCCGCACCTTCATCGGTGAGGGGAAGGTGGCGGAGGTCCAGCTCTATGTGGAGAACACCAACGCCACCATGGTGATTTTTGACAACGACCTGTCCCCCTCTCAAATGCGGGTGCTCACAGGGCTTCTTGGCGTTCAGGTGCTGGACCGCTGCGGCTTGATTCTGGATATTTTTGCCCAGCGAGCCAAGACAAAGGAGGGCCGTCTTCAGGTGGAGCTGGCCCAGTATCAGTACCTGCTGCCCCGGCTGGTGGGCATGTGGACACACCTGGAGCGCCAGGCCGGCACCAGCGGCAAAGGGCCCATCGGCTCCCGCGGCCCGGGTGAAACCCAGCTGGAGACCGACCGCCGGCACATCCACCGCAAGATCGCCAAGCTGAGGGAGGACCTGGAGGAAGTGCGCCGCGTCCGGGGGACCCAGCGGGACCGGAGGAGGAAAAACGAGATTCCCGTGGTGGCCATCGTGGGCTATACCAACGCCGGAAAGTCCACGCTGCTCAACCAGCTGACCGGCGCCGCCATTCCGGCCAACAACCGGCTCTTTGACACGCTGGACACCACCAGCCGCCTGCTGAGCGTCAGCGATACGCTGGACGTGGTGGTCTCCGACACCGTGGGGTTCATCCGCAAGCTGCCCCACCAGTTGGTGGAGGCCTTTAAGGCCACGCTGGAGGAGCTGGAGTATGCGGATTTGCTGCTCCATGTCATCGACGTGTCCAGCCCTGAGTGGCAGCAGCAGACCCAGGTGGTGGAGGCCCTCATCCACGAATTGGGGGCGGACCAGCTGCCAAGAATCAATGTGTTCAACAAATCCGACCTGGTGGGAGGAGATATTCTGCCCCACGGTGAGGACATCGTCTCCGTCTCCGCCAAAACAGGGCAGGGGATCGACGATCTGCTGGCCATGATCGGCAAGCGCCTGGACAAGGGCAGCCGGCGGGTGACGCTGCACCTGCCCTATGACAAGGGCGGGCTCCTGGACGCGCTGTACCGGGAGGCAAAAGTGGAACAGGTGGACTACAGCGACACCATCGATGTGACGGCGGTCTGCACGCCGAAAACGCTGGGGCAGGTGAATCAATGGATCGAATCGAAACCGCAAGAGTGATCCTGCGTCCCTTCCGGGACGCAGACGCCGCGGATGTATATGATTATGCAAAGGACCCCCGTGTGGGACCGGCGGCCGGCTGGCCGCCCCACAGGGATGAGGCGGAGAGCCTGGAGATTATCCGCACGGTGTTTGCCGCGCCCGGGGTGGCCGCCGTGGAACTGAAGGAGACGGGGCGGCTCATCGGCTCCGTCGGCTTCACGGACACCCATTACGGCGTATTGACAGAGCCGGACGACGAGATCGGTTATGCCCTGCACCCGGAGTATTGGGGACGAGGGCTGATCCCGGAGGCGGTCCGGGCTGTGATGGAGTATGGCTTTACAGAAATGGGACTTCAGACCATCTGGTGCTGTCACTACCAGGGGAATCTCAAGTCCCGGCGGGTGATCGAAAAGTGCGGCTTTCGCTACCGCTACTGCGCCCAGGCCGATGTGAAGCTGCTGCATGAGAAGCGGCTGTGCCTGCACTATGCGCTGACAAAGGAGGAGTGGGAACGTGGAATCTTATCTGGTGCCCTTTGAGACGGCGGAGAGTGAATTCGTGGAAAAGCGTTCCCGCTTTATCGGCAGGGTCTGGAGGGTGGAATCCGAGGAAGAGGCCCGCGCCAGGATTGAAGAGACGAAAAAGCGCCATTACGACGCCCGCCACAACTGCTGGTGCTACCTGCTGCGGGATCAAAACGTGCTGCGCTACAGCGACGACGGAGAGCCTCAGGGCACGGCCGGGCAGCCCATGCTGAACGTGTTTCAGCGTGAGGGGGTCTGCAATGCGTGCTGCGTGGTGACCCGCTATTTCGGAGGCGTGCTGCTTGGCGCCGGAGGGCTGACCCGGGCCTATGCCAAAGGGGCGAAGGACGCGCTGAATGCGGCCGGAGTCTGCCGGATGAGCCGTTGGACCCAGTGGGAGATTCCCTGCACCTATCCGCTATTTGAACAGGTGAAGATAGAGGTGGAGGGAGCGTGCGGCCATCTTGTGGATGCGGAATACGGAGCGGAAATCCTGATCCGCGGCGCATTTCCAGATGGCATGGCCGAGCATTTCCAGAACCGGCTGACCGAGCTCTCCGCCGGACAGCTCACCATGCGATCGCTGGGGCAGGTCTTCCAGCCAGGCCCCCGGGAAGAGGCAAAGTGATACATCGATCCGGCAGCCTGCGCTGCCGGATTTTTTCTGCCGTTCGATTGGACAGGATGCCGACGTGTGAAAATTTTATTGACAAATGAAGCATGACGTGATAGCTTAGTTAAGCTTACTTAATTAAATTTGCTAAAGTATTGATGAAGCGGGAGTGGGGAATATGACCAATTTAGCCAGGAGCGTGGATGAGTTCTACTATCATATGGCTCTTTATGAGCTGCGGATGATGAACGGAGCGGACTTTTTTAACGGTCTTTCCTACAACAGCCTCCTGTATCTCAACGTGATCTGGATGACAGAGGAATGCACGGTGAGCAAGATTGCGGATACGCTGGGGGTGACAAAACCGGCCGTCACGTTGAAGATCAATGAGCTGGTGCGGACAGAGGCCATTGCAAAAACCCGGAGCGAAAGGGACCGCAGGGTATATTACATCAGGCTGAGCCCACGGATGGAGGCGCTTTTTTCCAACTATGACAGGGTGTTCGACCGGATTGAGTTGGCATTGAAAAGTCAGTACGCGGAAGAACAGCTGACGCTGTTTGAGGAGATTCTGCGTACCATTTCGGGGATTGAATGGAGCAAAGATTCACATGAACAATGAGCTGGGGCGGGAGATTACGATCCCCTCCATTTTAAAATTCACCCTTCCCTCCATCCTGACCATGGTGGTGATGTCTCTCTATACGGTGGTGGACGGCACCTTTGTCTCCCGCCTGGTGGGAACCAACGCCTTCTCAGCGGTGAACATCGTCTATCCGCTTTTGAGCGTCACCATCGGCCTGGGCACCATGTTCGGAACCGGGCTGACGGCTGTCGTTTCGAGGAAGTTGGGGGAGGGGAAAGAGGAGGAGGCGCGGCAGGATCTGACCTTTGTCCTTCTGGTCACGATCCTTCTTGGCGTGGCGGTGACACTGCTGTGCTTTTTCTTTTTGGAGGAGATCATCCGGGCGCTGGGCGCCAATGACGAGATTTTCCAGGACTGCCGGGACTACGCCTTTCCGCTGGTCTTTTTCTTTGGGGCCAATATTCTGCAGCTCCAGTTTCAAACCCTCTATGTGGCCTGCGGCAAGCCCTGCATCGGCCTTGCGACCACTGTGTTAGGCGGGCTTGCCAATGTGGCGCTGGACTATCTCTTCATCGCCAGATTCCATATGGGGGTCGCCGGAGCCGCCATTGCAACAGGCATCGGCTACTCCCTTCCCACCGTGTACGGCTTGGTGTACTTTGCCTGCAACCGGAAGGGCACGCTCTATTTTGCCAAACCCAAGGCGGATTTCCGCCTTCTGATCCATACCATGGTCAACGGCTCCTCGGAGATGGTCAACAATCTTTCCACCAGCGTCACCACATTTTTGTTCAACGTGATTATGATGCGGATGATGGGGCAGGACGGCGTGGCGGCGGTCTCCATTTTGCTGTATCTGGACTTTGTGCTCATTGCCATTGCCCTGGGGTATTCCCTTGGCGTGGCGCCGCTGTTCTCCTATAATTACGGCAGCGGCGAGGAAGAGAAGCTGAAGCGCCTCTTCCGGATGAGCACGTATTTTTCTTTTGCGGTTGGGGCGGTGATGACCTCCGGCACAATCCTGTTTGCAAAACATTTGGCGGGGATTTTTACCCATCAGGGGACGCCGGTTTATGAGCTGGCGGTATCTGGCCTGGGGATTTACGCGCTGAGCTATCTGTTCAAAGGCTATAACGTCTTTTCGTCCGCCCTGTTCACCGCCTTTGGCGACGGGAGAACCTCGGCAATATTGTCCTTTTTGCGTACGTTTGTATTTTTAAGCGCATCGCTTTTGGGG
This window of the Dysosmobacter acutus genome carries:
- a CDS encoding MarR family transcriptional regulator, with protein sequence MTNLARSVDEFYYHMALYELRMMNGADFFNGLSYNSLLYLNVIWMTEECTVSKIADTLGVTKPAVTLKINELVRTEAIAKTRSERDRRVYYIRLSPRMEALFSNYDRVFDRIELALKSQYAEEQLTLFEEILRTISGIEWSKDSHEQ
- a CDS encoding MATE family efflux transporter; protein product: MNNELGREITIPSILKFTLPSILTMVVMSLYTVVDGTFVSRLVGTNAFSAVNIVYPLLSVTIGLGTMFGTGLTAVVSRKLGEGKEEEARQDLTFVLLVTILLGVAVTLLCFFFLEEIIRALGANDEIFQDCRDYAFPLVFFFGANILQLQFQTLYVACGKPCIGLATTVLGGLANVALDYLFIARFHMGVAGAAIATGIGYSLPTVYGLVYFACNRKGTLYFAKPKADFRLLIHTMVNGSSEMVNNLSTSVTTFLFNVIMMRMMGQDGVAAVSILLYLDFVLIAIALGYSLGVAPLFSYNYGSGEEEKLKRLFRMSTYFSFAVGAVMTSGTILFAKHLAGIFTHQGTPVYELAVSGLGIYALSYLFKGYNVFSSALFTAFGDGRTSAILSFLRTFVFLSASLLGLSSLFGVEGVWFATPVAELLSLLLSLFYLIRCRKRYGYWK